One window from the genome of Drosophila albomicans strain 15112-1751.03 chromosome 2L, ASM965048v2, whole genome shotgun sequence encodes:
- the LOC117565450 gene encoding uncharacterized protein LOC117565450 isoform X1 — protein MEKLKDFLRKLFRKKQKRAVKVNEDEENLKKNKCEQNTKAKIAVKDEMKHTEYPPLPLMMTFFQMGYLAKQCLNQGYGKGVWNIECISSTKNISFHTYGAAIPDIGDVVGAVELSEKLGNINLSQTWRTDAWASSIQAIGEAIGANLYTLLQGEFPKEEDAAPKVELLAGFERAPLKSEIIIPVLHSPKFMGYLLLQPIEHFLFGGRLEFDVEQRQIDMHALCVGYVDDTTEYMLKLEKFKDLRGSVFQRLGDKWAVALKANLFGENMKAFTVGGQYQVDEKTLLKARISDDCQVGFVCQIKVTDNIEGIYYFGFDGNSPMSGDHKVGISWSFKA, from the exons atggagAAACTCAAAGATTTTCTTCGAAAACTGTttagaaaaaagcaaaagagagcTGTAAAGGTTAACGAAGATGAAGAAAATCTCAAAAAGAACAAATGTGAGCAAAATACTAAAGCGAAAATCGCAGTCAAGGACGAGATGAAACATACGGAATATCCACCGCTGCCGTTAATGATGACATTCTTTCAAATGGGTTATCTGGCCAAGCAATGCCTAAACCAAGGCTATGGCAAAGGCGTTTGGAATATCGAATGCATCAGCAGCACAAAGAACATAAGCTTTCACACATACGGCGCGGCGATTCCCGATATTGGGGACGTTGTGGGTGCCGTGGAATTAAGCGAAAAGTTGGGCAACATCAACTTGAGTCAGACTTGGAGAACAGATGCCTGGGCGAGCTCGATTCAAGCGATTGGCGAGGCAATTGGTGCCAATTTGTATACGCTCTTACAGGGCGAATTTCCAAAGGAGGAAGA TGCTGCTCCCAAAGTCGAGCTCTTGGCCGGCTTTGAGCGAGCTCCTTTAAAGTCTGAGATTATAATCCCTGTGCTCCACTCGCCCAAATTCATGGGCTACCTGCTGCTACAGCCCATAGAGCATTTTCTATTTGGCGGTCGCTTGGAATTCGATGTAGAACAGCGACAAATTGATATGCATGCGCTTTGTGTTGGTTACGTGGATGACACTACCGAATATATGCTCAAACT AGAGAAGTTTAAGGATTTGCGCGGCTCAGTGTTTCAACGTTTGGGCGACAAATGGGCCGTGGCTCTTAAGGCGAATCTGTTTGGCGAGAACATGAAGGCGTTTACAGTTGGTGGACAGTATCAAGTGGATGAGAAGACGCTGCTTAAGGCCAGGATCAGTGACGATTGTCAGGTGGGCTTCGTGTGTCAAATTAAGGTGACAGATAACATTGAGGGTATctattattttggttttgatGGTAATTCGCCGATGAGTGGCGACCACAAAGTTGGTATCTCCTGGTCGTTTAaagcataa
- the LOC117565450 gene encoding uncharacterized protein LOC117565450 isoform X2, with protein MSMLKRISKLRRRSRQPAEGDASSEAGETSEDSSEVSKVDFIPPLEIEKKMPTYFTMGNLAKECLIRGFEIGIWHLECTMRSNNLSTYSIGKANPDLNSVSGGVGMREKFGSFSLAQAWQTDGLLGLIGANSEVLGAGVYSVLKGFYGPHGSAAPKVELLAGFERAPLKSEIIIPVLHSPKFMGYLLLQPIEHFLFGGRLEFDVEQRQIDMHALCVGYVDDTTEYMLKLEKFKDLRGSVFQRLGDKWAVALKANLFGENMKAFTVGGQYQVDEKTLLKARISDDCQVGFVCQIKVTDNIEGIYYFGFDGNSPMSGDHKVGISWSFKA; from the exons ATGTCAATGTTGAAAAGAATTAGTAAACTTAGGCGTCGAAGCCGACAGCCGGCAGAAGGAGATGCAAGTTCCGAAGCGGGAGAGACGTCAGAAGACTCTTCGGAAGTGTCTAAAGTTGATTTCATTCCACcattggaaattgaaaaaaaaatgcccaCCTACTTTACAATGGGTAACCTGGCCAAAGAGTGTTTAATTCGTGGCTTTGAGATTGGCATTTGGCATCTCGAATGCACCATGAGATCGAATAATTTAAGCACTTATTCCATTGGCAAGGCTAATCCAGATTTGAACAGTGTCTCGGGCGGTGTGGGAATGCGTGAAAAGTTCGGTAGTTTCAGTTTAGCACAAGCTTGGCAAACTGACGGACTTTTAGGCTTGATTGGAGCGAACAGTGAAGTCCTGGGTGCAGGGGTTTATAGCGTGCTTAAGGGCTTCTATGGACCACATGGAAG TGCTGCTCCCAAAGTCGAGCTCTTGGCCGGCTTTGAGCGAGCTCCTTTAAAGTCTGAGATTATAATCCCTGTGCTCCACTCGCCCAAATTCATGGGCTACCTGCTGCTACAGCCCATAGAGCATTTTCTATTTGGCGGTCGCTTGGAATTCGATGTAGAACAGCGACAAATTGATATGCATGCGCTTTGTGTTGGTTACGTGGATGACACTACCGAATATATGCTCAAACT AGAGAAGTTTAAGGATTTGCGCGGCTCAGTGTTTCAACGTTTGGGCGACAAATGGGCCGTGGCTCTTAAGGCGAATCTGTTTGGCGAGAACATGAAGGCGTTTACAGTTGGTGGACAGTATCAAGTGGATGAGAAGACGCTGCTTAAGGCCAGGATCAGTGACGATTGTCAGGTGGGCTTCGTGTGTCAAATTAAGGTGACAGATAACATTGAGGGTATctattattttggttttgatGGTAATTCGCCGATGAGTGGCGACCACAAAGTTGGTATCTCCTGGTCGTTTAaagcataa
- the LOC117565449 gene encoding aurora kinase B, protein MTLSRTKHATRNHLPNLMSNVPDEYQEPIKQMCLKMMSHDAYGKPYEWTTRDFEMGAPLGRGKFGRVYLARERRSHYMMAMKVMFKEELRKGNVERQVLREIEIQSRLKHPHILRLLTWFHDESRIYLALEIASEGELFKHLRTAPNHRFDEPRSAKYTYQVANALNYCHLNNVIHRDLKPENILLTSTDDLKLADFGWSAHTPNNKRKTLCGTLDYLPPEMVDGMAYDDSVDQWCLGILCYEFLVGSPPFESNTTENTYDKIRRLNVHFPSHMSAGAKEVISGLLRRQNQGRISLVDVMTHSWVKDGMAKRAAQLEKQSIERGKENLARN, encoded by the exons atgacgCTTTCGCGCACTAAACATGCAACGCGTAATCATTTGCCCAATTTGATGAGCAATGTACCCGACGAGTACCAGGAGCCCATTAAGCAAATGTGCCTCAAAATGATGTCGCACGATGCCTATGGAAAACC TTACGAATGGACCACGCGCGACTTTGAAATGGGCGCTCCTCTGGGACGCGGAAAATTTGGTCGCGTTTATTTGGCGCGCGAGCGACGCTCACATTACATGATGGCCATGAAGGTGATGTTTAAGGAGGAGCTGCGCAAGGGCAATGTAGAGCGCCAGGTGCTGcgtgaaattgaaatacagTCGCGTCTCAAACATCCTCACATTCTGCGCCTGCTTACCTGGTTCCACGATGAATCTCGCATATATTTAGCGCTGGAAATTGCTTCCGAGGGCGAACTTTTCAAGCATTTGCGCACTGCGCCCAATCATCGCTTCGATGAGCCACGCTCTGCCAAGTACACTTATCAGGTGGCCAACGCCTTGAACTATTGCCATCTCAACAATGTCATCCATCGTGATCTGAAGCCAGAGAATATTCTGTTGACGAGCACCGATGATCTTAAATTGGCAGACTTTGGTTGGTCGGCGCATACACCCAATAATAAACGCAAAACCTTATGCGGAACCTTGGATTATTTGCCGCCCGAGATGGTGGATGGCATGGCCTACGATGATTCGGTCGATCAATGGTGTTTGGGCATCTTGTGCTATGAGTTTCTTGTTGGCAGTCCGCCCTTTGAGTCCAATACCACCGAGAACACATATGACAAGATCAGACGCCTCAATGTTCACTTTCCATCGCACATGTCAGCGGGCGCCAAGGAAGTCATTTCGGGC TTGCTGCGCCGTCAAAATCAGGGTAGAATCAGTTTGGTGGATGTGATGACGCATTCTTGGGTCAAGGATGGCATGGCAAAACGTGCCGCTCAGCTGGAGAAACAAAGCATTGAGCGCGGCAAGGAGAATTTGgcaagaaattaa
- the LOC127564993 gene encoding leukocyte receptor cluster member 8 homolog, with translation MSDAMSAPPPLIPQLQEMQQQQQQQQQPAAQQWGNNYAWWQHQGNNNNNNGNNNNAAAYHQHYQQYYQYYMRYQQQQQQQVTSTISSSNAPPGFSSAALAAPPPLPSAPPPPPPPPAQSGGNKNQQQQQQHQQQLQQQKNFGGIRFNLNLNQKRLANAPNPLQQQQQQQQLQQQQQHQQQAMQQLNLYNNNNNSNANKKKRKRNNKNNNNQMNKQQQQTGYEQSSNVVGYPGIPVNPFAAPPVPPTPDLSKPPPPLPNLATGLAPSVAQQQQQQQPLSSPPQKQPQQQQQQQQQQQSPNAFKRPNSCFQMASNDSWPDSLNQYVARCYSKCTTDLDKDQIDICLKGKIIAAANRNELWTRDWDNEPMPTVHSERDGIDVVLNNATPPPPQRSNYFNKKQQQQQQQQQQQQPQSQQNAQKQSQKSSTVNQFKQKPNAFNKFSNGSGYGHQRYSRSRSRSPTSSTSSSSKYNNRKHYSRSRTPRSRSPRSRSRSRSRSRSSGTNSPPARKMLRKTSSNDSLCSDFIPINSNLSRKQQKMLMKRNKRAAAQAASTSSGGGGVGSKKKAPHFYASSSIGGAVDDDTARLQQRAARFSQSSGSSTKKSVVAIASSPFGLTTAKHKKKLMAAASRSSSSSSAMFYEDAGGAGLDLLDLHIVGTCRDLEKSFLRLTKAPSPSEVRPVEVLTHSLANVKGKWRTNQDYHYACDQLKSIRQDLTVQGIRDKFTVEVYETHARIAMEKGDHEEFNQCQTQLKMLYLELGNSSNSLEFTAYRIIYYIFTKNTLDITTVLRSITTDQRENPAIAHALKFRSAWSLGNYCKLFDLYKKAPLMSGHMIEWFLERERKAALRVIIKSYRPNISVEYVRNVLAFESTEKCKEWLDTFNLPYAADGAQIDCKNAAAIAI, from the exons ATGTCCGATGCGATGAGCGCTCCGCCGCCCCTCATACCCCAGCTGCAGgagatgcagcagcaacaacaacaacaacagcagc cagcagcacagCAATGGGGGAACAACTATGCGTGGTGGCAGCatcaaggcaacaacaacaacaataatggcaacaacaataatgcgGCCGCCTATCATCAGCATTATCAGCAATACTATCAATACTATATGCGctatcagcaacaacaacagcagcaggtaACATCAACCATCAGTTCATCGAATGCGCCGCCAGGCTTCAGTAGTGCTGCATTAGCGGCACCGCCGCCGCTTCCCTCGGCTCCACCACCGCCTCCCCCGCCACCTGCTCAGTCAGGTGGTAATAagaatcagcagcagcagcaacaacatcaacagcagctgcagcagcaaaagaattTTGGTGGCATAcgtttcaatttgaatttgaatcaGAAGCGTTTGGCAAATGCGCCAAATCcattgcaacaacagcagcagcaacaacaacttcaacaacagcagcaacatcaacaacaagcGATGCAACAACTTAATCtctataacaataacaataatagcaatgcaaataaaaagaagcgCAAGcgtaacaataaaaacaacaataaccaaatgaacaagcaacagcagcaaactgGCTATGAACAGTCGTCGAATGTAGTTGGATATCCCGGCATTCCCGTAAATCCGTTTGCTGCACCGCCAGTGCCGCCGACTCCCGATCTAAGCAAGCCACCGCCCCCCTTACCTAACTTAGCAACGGGACTTGCACCTTCAGTtgcgcaacaacagcagcagcagcaaccgttGTCGTCTCCACCACAAAAGCAacctcagcaacaacagcagcaacaacaacagcaacaatcgcCGAATGCTTTTAAGCGTCCCAATAGTTGTTTTCAAATGGCATCTAATGATTCGTGGCCCGATTCATTAAATCAATATGTTGCGCGATGCTATTCCAAGTGCACCACGGACTTGGACAAGGATCAGATCGATATTTGTCTAAAAGGTAAAAtaattgctgctgccaatCGCAATGAGCTCTGGACTCGAGATTGGGACAATGAGCCTATGCCAACGGTGCACAGTGAGCGCGATGGCATCGATGTGGTGTTGAACAATGCCACACCACCGCCGCCACAGCGCAGCAACTATTTTAAcaagaaacaacagcagcaacaacaacaacaacagcagcaacagccgcagTCGCAACAAAATGCTCAGAAGCAAAGTCAAAAGTCGTCAACTGTCAatcaatttaagcaaaaacCGAACGCTTTTAACAAGTTTTCCAATGGCAGCGGCTATGGACATCAACGTTATTCTAGGAGCCGATCGCG TTCGCCAACATCATCGACATCGTCGTCTTCGAAATACAACAACCGGAAGCATTATTCCCGTTCCCGCACACCACGTTCTCGTTCTCCCCGTTCCCGATCGCGTTCTCGCTCTCGATCGCGTAGCAGCGGCACAAATAGTCCCCCGGCACGCAAGATGCTGCGCAAGACCAGTTCGAATGATTCGCTGTGCAGTGATTTTATACCGATTAATTCGAATTTGTCGCGTAAACAGCAGAAAATGCTGATGAAGCGCAATAAGCGTGCAGCAGCACAAGCAGCCTCAACCTCCtctggtggtggtggtgttgGAAGCAAAAAGAAGGCGCCACATTTCTATGCGTCGTCGTCGATTGGCGGCGCCGTTGATGATGACACAGCGCGCTTGCAACAGCGTGCGGCACGtttctcacagtcgagtggcAGCTCGACTAAGAAATCTGTCGTCGCAATTGCAAGCTCACCGTTTGGTCTCACCACGGCCAAGCATAAGAAAAAATTGATGGCAGCAGCGTCGCGTtcatcgtcttcgtcgtcAGCCATGTTCTATGAGGATGCTGGTGGTGCAGGATTAGATTTACTTGATTTGCATATTGTAGGCACATGTAGGGATTTAGAAAAGTCATTTTTGCGGCTGACCAAAGCTCCTTCGCCGTCGGAGGTGCGTCCCGTTGAGGTCCTCACCCACTCGCTGGCCAATGTAAAAGGCAAATGGCGAACGAATCAGGATTATCATTATGCGTGCGATCAGTTGAAGTCCATACGCCAAGATCTAACA GTCCAAGGTATACGAGATAAGTTCACAGTGGAGGTTTATGAGACGCATGCACGCATTGCAATGGAGAAAGGTGATCATGAAGAGTTCAACCAGTGCCAGACGCAGCTAAAGATGCTTTACTTGGAGctgggcaacagcagcaattccCTCGAGTTTACCGCTTATCGTATCATCTATTACATCTTCACAAAGAATACCTTGG aCATCACAACTGTCTTGCGTTCCATTACAACTGATCAACGCGAGAATCCTGCCATAGCACATGCCCTCAAATTTCGTTCCGCCTGGTCACTTGGCAactattgtaaattatttgatttgtataaGAAGGCGCCGCTCATGTCGGGTCACATGATTGAATGGTTCCTGGAGCGAGAGCGCAAAGCGGCCCTGCGCGTCATTATTAAATC TTATCGTCCCAACATTAGCGTCGAGTATGTAAGAAATGTGTTGGCCTTTGAGAGCACTGAGAAGTGCAAAGAATGGCTAGACACCTTCAATTTACCTTATGCCGCAGATGGCGCCCAAATAGACTGCAAAAATGCAGCTGCTATTGCCATTTGA